The genomic DNA TGCTGACCTGCCAGCCCGCATTCATCTGAAAATCGACACCGGCCTGTCACGCAACGGTGCGGCCCCCGAACAGTGGGATGAGTTGTGCAAACGCGCCTCCGAACTCCAACAGACCGGCATCGTGCGCGTCGTGGGGGTCTTTACCCATTTCGCCACCGCCGATGACCCCGACGGGGAAGCCGCCGTGGATGAACAGCTCGCCGCCTACCACCAAGCCGTGGATACCGCCCGCAAACACGGACTGACCGTCGACGTCCGCCACGTTGCGAATTCACCGGCGCTGCTGTCGCGGCCTGATACGCACTTGGATATGGTGCGGGCCGGGGTCGCGATCTATGGGTTGAGCCCCTTTGCCGAACGCACCCCCGAGGATCTCGGGCTGCGCCAGGTGATGAGTTTTGGCACCACCGTGGCCAATAATAAGCCTGCTGATGAAGGCACCGGAGTGTCCTACGGCTACGCCTACCGCTGTCAGACTCCCACGCGGCTAGCACTGGTGCCGTGTGGCTATGCCGACGGGGTGCCGCGCATCGCCGAAGGAGCCCCCGTGTGGATTGACGGCAACTATTACCGCGTGGCCGGCCGTATTGCCATGGATCAGTTCGTCGTTGACCTCAATACCGACCGCGACGATGAACTTACCGCCCCCGTCGGGGCGCCCGTGGAACTGTTCGGCCCAAAGTCCGGGCTCACCTCCGATGCATGGGCCCTGGCTGCCGGCACGATCAACTACGAACTCGTCACGCGGATCGGTGCGCGCGTGCCACGCATCCACAAGCCTTGGATCTAACCATGCAACAACGTTATGAACTCGCCGACCTCGCCGATACCCAAGCACTTGCCACCCGGGTCGCCGCTCAGCTGCGCGCCGGCGATGTCATTATCCTCACCGGCGATCTGGGGGCCGGCAAAACCACCTTCACCCAGGCCATGGCGAAAGCCCTGGGGATCACCGCACCGATTACTTCGCCCACCTTTGTGTTAGCCCGTCACCACAACCATCC from Enteractinococcus fodinae includes the following:
- the alr gene encoding alanine racemase, whose amino-acid sequence is MATSWTAEPERWVTIDHAALAHNVETIARWVKPAQVMAVVKADGYGHGAVEVAKTAVAAGATWIGTAHIREALELREAGITAPLLAWLHTIRTPFRAAIEHNIDIGVSGPEIEMVAEAARAADLPARIHLKIDTGLSRNGAAPEQWDELCKRASELQQTGIVRVVGVFTHFATADDPDGEAAVDEQLAAYHQAVDTARKHGLTVDVRHVANSPALLSRPDTHLDMVRAGVAIYGLSPFAERTPEDLGLRQVMSFGTTVANNKPADEGTGVSYGYAYRCQTPTRLALVPCGYADGVPRIAEGAPVWIDGNYYRVAGRIAMDQFVVDLNTDRDDELTAPVGAPVELFGPKSGLTSDAWALAAGTINYELVTRIGARVPRIHKPWI